In a single window of the Lineus longissimus chromosome 4, tnLinLong1.2, whole genome shotgun sequence genome:
- the LOC135486007 gene encoding allene oxide synthase-lipoxygenase protein-like yields the protein MGQNFNKFLSPTTHIIRVRTGDKKNAGTDADISVRFHHEGGESSPLFKLDVSYSDDFERGQVDEFKLCENDVSASSLSSIELVRGHGGHGSDWFCDYIEVVDNRIKKAYIFPVHRWIHGGRSLYIHLFDAVLPKDDAHQDQRNNELVVKRTQYEYMAQVPGVPVQVKNFPEVEAFSDDYNVSFFTPR from the coding sequence ATGGGTcagaatttcaacaaattcctcaGTCCCACGACTCATATAATCCGTGTGAGAACCGGGGATAAAAAAAACGCCGGCACAGATGCAGATATCAGCGTCCGTTTCCATCATGAAGGAGGCGAGAGCAGCCCGTTGTTTAAGTTGGACGTTTCGTACAGCGATGACTTCGAGAGAGGCCAAGTAGATGAGTTTAAGCTATGTGAGAACGATGTTAGCGCTTCTTCGTTGAGCAGTATTGAGCTAGTTCGAGGCCACGGCGGCCACGGTTCGGATTGGTTTTGCGACTACATCGAAGTCGTTGATAACCGTATCAAGAAAGCTTACATCTTCCCGGTCCATCGATGGATCCATGGCGGGCGTTCCCTTTACATTCATCTCTTTGACGCCGTTCTTCCAAAGGATGATGCTCACCAGGATCAGAGGAATAACGAGTTGGTGGTGAAGAGGACGCAGTACGAGTACATGGCACAGGTCCCTGGGGTACCAGTTCAGGTGAAAAATTTTCCCGAGGTCGAGGCATTTTCGGATGATTATAATGTGAGTTTCTTTACGCCTCGTTGA
- the LOC135486008 gene encoding allene oxide synthase-lipoxygenase protein-like yields MANCRGHHPSGASIWCSENVVYLTSGTRMCQPLGLFYATKDDEMIAIAIQLYQEKGDKNPVFLPSDDANLWTMVKLWYNMADSNQHQAVTHLGNTHLKAEGVSICTHRNLSPSHPVFKLLAPHFMHIMAINREALKILASEEGFFNQFFAIGLDGVWTLLKGTDSFRLNVDSHLPNDVKARGMDDPEVLRNYPYRDDAILSWNALHKYVKSTVALYYENDTTVQEDHEIQQWGKELVAPVCEGGIGMRGVPGNGKFQTVADLVETITCIIYLCSVKHAAVNFSQYDEYGFPATRPSHLMGEPPKNKDPLTEGQLLAALPDKLKALIIAANVKVLSMRATQPLGYFETTYLYDPRALEIASDLREDFLKASLVIKERNKTRKYLYDICDPIFMPNSISI; encoded by the exons ATGGCGAATTGCCGTGGTCACCATCCATCTGGTGCCAGTATCTGGTGCTCGGAAAATGTAGTGTATTTGACGTCGGGAACACGC ATGTGCCAGCCTCTTGGTCTATTCTATGCGACCAAAGATGACGAAATGATTGCAATCGCCATCCAGCTGTACCAGGAAAAGGGAGATAAGAATCCA GTGTTTCTTCCGAGTGACGACGCTAACCTGTGGACGATGGTGAAGCTTTGGTACAACATGGCGGATTCCAATCAACACCAAGCTGTGACCCATCTAG GGAACACCCATCTGAAAGCGGAAGGTGTAAGCATTTGTACTCACAGGAATCTGTCGCCGTCGCATCCAGTCTTCAAGCTCCTCGCGCCGCACTTCATGCACATCATGGCTATAAACAG AGAAGCTTTAAAAATTCTCGCTTCTGAAGAAGGATTTTTCAACCAATTCTTCGCTATCGGCTTGGACGGAGTGTGGACATTGTTAAAGGG GACCGACAGCTTCCGTCTAAACGTCGACAGTCACTTACCAAACGATGTGAAGGCCCGTGGG ATGGACGACCCCGAGGTATTGAGAAACTACCCTTACCGTGATGACGCTATCCTCTCGTGGAACGCTCTTCACAAATATGTAAAGAGTACAGTAGCACTTTACTACG AGAACGATACGACTGTACAGGAAGATCATGAGATACAGCAATGGGGCAAGGAATTGGTAGCTCCTGTTTGCGAAGGTGGAATTGGAATGAGAGGCGTCCCGGGAAACGGAAAGTTCCAAACCGTCGCAGACCTGGTCGAAACTATCACCTGCATCATCTACCTCTGCAGTGTGAAGCACGCGGCGGTCAATTTCTCGCAGTACGATGAGTACGGATTTCCCGCTACCCGTCCGTCGCACCTGATGGGAGAACCGCCTAAGAATAAG GACCCACTCACGGAAGGACAGCTATTGGCGGCGCTTCCCGATAAACTGAAAGCTTTGATAATTGCTGCAAACGTGAAAGTCCTATCCATGAGAGCTACGCAACCACTTGGGTATTTTGAGACAACCTATCTGTACGACCCAAGGGCACTGGAAATTGCCAGCGA TTTGCGTGAGGACTTCTTGAAAGCAAGCCTAGTCATTAAGGAGAGAAACAAGACGAGGAAATACCTGTACGACATCTGTGATCCAATTTTCATGCCAAATTCTATCAGCATTTGA
- the LOC135487106 gene encoding allene oxide synthase-lipoxygenase protein-like translates to MGQNFNKFLSPTTHIIRVRTGDKKNAGTDADISVRFHHEGGESSPLFKLDVSYSDDFERGQVDEFKLCENDVSASSLSSIELVRGHGGLGSDWFCDYIEVVDNRIKKAYIFPVHRWIHGGRSLYIHLFDAVLPKDDAHRDQRNNELVVKRTQYEYMAQVPGLPVQVKNFPEVEAFSDDYKHRFDGSVKKNILTTLLRALFSSSSIETLKQYESTFKLFSPLGKPSSIAHWREEKYFGAMRVMSCNPCVIELCTKIPEKFGVTAEMVEPFLEGMTLFDAMAAKRIYLTDHKALLGIEGNKKLHKDLQLCQPLGLFYATKDDEMIAIAIQLYQEKGDKNPVFLPSDDANLWTMVKLWYNMADSNHHQAETHLGNTHLKAEGVSICTHRNLSPSHPVFKLLAPHFMHIMAINRGALESLMAEEGLFNTLFSIGLDGVWTLLKGTDSFRLNVDSHLPNDVKARGMDDPKVLRNYPYRDDAMLSWNALHKYVKSTVAIYYENDTIVQEDHEIQQWGKELVAPVCEGGIGMRGVPGNGKFQTVADLVETITCIIYLCSVKHAAVNFSQYDEYGFPATRPSHLMGEPPKNKDPLTEGQLLAALPDKLKGLTLAANVKVLSLRATQPLGYFETTYLYDPRALEIASDLREDLLKASLVIKERNKTRKYLYDICDPIFMPNSISI, encoded by the exons ATGGGTcagaatttcaacaaattcctcaGTCCCACGACTCATATAATCCGTGTGAGAACCGGGGATAAAAAAAACGCCGGCACAGATGCAGATATCAGCGTCCGTTTCCATCATGAAGGAGGCGAGAGCAGCCCGTTGTTTAAGTTGGACGTTTCGTACAGCGATGACTTCGAGAGAGGCCAAGTAGATGAGTTTAAGCTATGTGAGAACGATGTTAGCGCTTCTTCGTTGAGCAGTATTGAGCTGGTTCGAGGCCACGGCGGCCTCGGTTCGGATTGGTTTTGCGACTACATCGAAGTCGTTGACAACCGTATCAAGAAAGCTTACATCTTCCCGGTCCATCGATGGATCCATGGCGGGCGTTCCCTTTACATTCATCTCTTTGACGCCGTTCTTCCAAAGGATGATGCTCACCGAGATCAGAGGAATAACGAGTTGGTGGTGAAGAGGACGCAGTACGAGTACATGGCACAGGTTCCTGGGCTACCAGTTCAGGTGAAAAATTTTCCCGAGGTCGAGGCATTTTCGGATGATTATAAG CATCGCTTTGATGGGAGTgtgaagaaaaatattctaaccACTTTGTTAAGGGCGCTGTTTTCATCTTCATCAATTGAAACTCTCAAGCAATATGAATCTACCTTCAAGTTATTCAGCCCACTCGGAAAACCATCG TCAATTGCCCATTGGCGAGAGGAGAAGTATTTTGGAGCTATGAGAGTAATGAGCTGCAACCCATGTGTCATCGAATTGTGCACCAAAATACCAGAGAA GTTCGGTGTTACTGCAGAAATGGTGGAACCCTTTCTCGAAGGAATGACCCTTTTTGATGCGATGGCAGCTAAGAGGATCTACCTGACTGATCATAAGGCTTTGCTAGGTATTGAAGGGAATAAGAAATTGCACAAGGACTTGCAG TTGTGTCAGCCTCTTGGTCTATTCTATGCGACCAAAGATGACGAGATGATTGCAATCGCCATCCAGCTGTACCAGGAAAAGGGAGATAAGAATCCA GTGTTTCTTCCGAGTGACGACGCTAACCTGTGGACGATGGTGAAGCTTTGGTACAACATGGCGGATTCCAATCATCACCAAGCTGAGACCCATCTAG GGAACACCCATCTGAAAGCGGAAGGTGTAAGCATTTGTACTCACAGGAATCTGTCGCCGTCGCATCCAGTCTTCAAGCTCCTCGCGCCGCACTTCATGCACATCATGGCTATAAACAG AGGAGCTTTAGAAAGTCTCATGGCTGAAGAAGGCCTTTTCAACACATTATTCTCTATCGGCTTGGACGGAGTGTGGACATTGTTAAAGGG GACCGACAGCTTCCGTCTAAACGTCGACAGTCACTTACCAAACGATGTGAAGGCCCGTGGG ATGGACGACCCCAAGGTATTGAGAAACTACCCATACCGTGATGACGCTATGCTCTCGTGGAACGCTCTTCACAAATATGTAAAGAGTACAGTAGCAATTTACTACG AGAACGACACGATTGTACAGGAAGATCATGAGATACAGCAATGGGGCAAGGAATTGGTAGCTCCTGTTTGCGAAGGCGGAATTGGAATGAGAGGCGTCCCGGGAAACGGAAAGTTCCAAACCGTCGCAGACCTGGTCGAAACTATCACCTGCATCATCTACCTCTGCAGTGTGAAGCACGCGGCGGTCAATTTCTCGCAGTACGATGAGTACGGATTTCCCGCTACCCGTCCGTCGCACCTGATGGGAGAACCGCCTAAGAATAAG GACCCACTCACTGAAGGACAGCTATTGGCGGCGCTTCCCGATAAACTGAAAGGTTTAACATTGGCTGCAAACGTGAAAGTCCTATCCCTGAGAGCTACGCAACCACTTGGGTATTTTGAGACGACCTATCTGTACGACCCAAGGGCACTGGAAATTGCCAGCGA TTTGCGTGAGGACCTCTTGAAAGCAAGCCTGGTCATCAAGGAGAGAAACAAGACGAGGAAATACCTGTACGACATCTGTGATCCAATTTTCATGCCAAATTCTATCAGCATTTGA